A window of the Anoplolepis gracilipes chromosome 11, ASM4749672v1, whole genome shotgun sequence genome harbors these coding sequences:
- the LOC140670857 gene encoding uncharacterized protein, with product MEALIILIAIVAVTLATPTYHQYHGPPAPIGHDGRVIDTPEVAHAKAAHLAAVAEAAAKVPYSLTSYAENRDYHGYSKPISISHQMYHGGHEYHGPPAPLDHEGRVVDTPEVARAKAAHLAAYNHIASSAPVREDHSDSYDHHYHGASPEGEHTRHAQHAAYNNPYHGMKTLIVLSVLCVIASANPIYLAYHAGVPLGPDGKILDTPEVARAKAAHLATQAYEAARNTLGYAPALAIYAPAITYGAPIGADGRVADTPEVAQAKAAHLAAHAQEAAKTVGLIPYGALAYTASPVFYGYNYAPLGSDGRVIDTPEVAQAKAAHLAAHAQETARNAAQ from the exons ATGGAGGCCTTG ATTATCTTGATAGCTATCGTTGCTGTAACTTTGGCTACACCGACGTATCACCAATATCATGGACCACCTGCGCCTATAGGTCACGATGGCAGAGTCATCGATACACCGGAAGTAGCCCATGCCAAAGCAGCGCATCTCGCCGCCGTAGCGGAAGCTGCCGCGAAAGTTCCATACAGTCTGACTTCCTACGCGGAAAATCGGGATTATCACGGATATTCGAAACCAATATCGATCAGTCATCAGATGTATCATGGTGGACACGAATATCACGGACCACCCGCTCCGTTAGATCACGAA GGTCGCGTAGTAGACACGCCGGAAGTGGCCCGAGCGAAAGCCGCGCACTTGGCAGCTTACAATCACATAGCTTCCTCAGCACCTGTCCGCGAGGATCATTCTGATAGTTATGATCATCATTATCATGGTGCTTCCCCCGAAGGAGAGCACACTAGACACGCTCAACACGCCGCCTATAATAATCCATATCACG GCATGAAGACCCTC ATTGTTCTCTCCGTGCTCTGCGTCATCGCGAGTGCGAATCCGATTTATCTGGCTTATCACGCCGGCGTGCCGCTCGGGCCCGACGGTAAGATCCTGGATACCCCGGAGGTGGCTCGGGCAAAGGCTGCCCATCTCGCTACTCAGGCTTACGAGGCCGCCAGGAACACGCTCGGCTACGCGCCTGCCCTGGCCATTTATGCACCTGCAATTACGTACGGCGCGCCCATCGGCGCGGACGGTCGGGTGGCAGACACACCTGAGGTCGCTCAGGCCAAGGCTGCCCATCTCGCCGCTCACGCCCAA GAGGCTGCCAAGACAGTCGGACTGATTCCATATGGCGCTCTGGCATACACCGCTTCGCCTGTGTTCTACGGTTACAATTACGCTCCACTTGGATCCGACGGCAGAGTAATAGACACCCCCGAAGTGGCGCAAGCTAAGGCCGCGCACTTGGCCGCACACGCTCAAGAGACTGCCAGAAACGCTGCTCAATAA
- the LOC140670858 gene encoding uncharacterized protein, with amino-acid sequence MHTNMKSFIILSCLSLSALALPAYAPYHAYGAQAGHYHGPPAPLAHDGRVVDTPEVAHAKKAHLAAYAAEAARAAHHGGYHGGYPADGSYVDNYVGYHGAGYHGPPAPLDHDGRVVDTPEVAHAKAAHLAAHAAEKSKIAHLSYLNPYTHVAWAGHVSYLRRAFLWVWLVPRAETKWGVACPIIPPINCTMHVDGSYNADLNARVDSRILFLATSSVILAAPQWYGPHASPAPLGPDGRVVDTPEVAQLKVAHLNALAEANARAPKGPGPSGAYTGPSGPYISGNYIPHYSGPPAPLGADGRVVDTPEVQQAKAIHFSLYNAEARRVPAGPADPVAAGAYDPSWNNGGYNPAWDGRSYY; translated from the exons ATGCACACAAACATGAAGTCCTTC ATCATCTTATCGTGCCTTTCATTGTCGGCGCTGGCCTTGCCCGCGTATGCGCCTTATCATGCATATGGGGCGCAAGCCGGACATTATCACGGTCCCCCGGCCCCGCTGGCCCATGACGGTCGAGTGGTCGACACGCCGGAAGTAGCGCACGCCAAAAAAGCGCATCTAGCGGCATATGCGGCTGAGGCTGCCAGAGCGGCACATCACGGCGGATACCACGGCGGATATCCCGCGGACGGAAGTTACGTCGACAATTATGTTGGATACCACGGCGCCGGGTATCACGGACCCCCGGCCCCGCTTGACCACGATGGGCGAGTCGTGGATACACCGGAAGTCGCCCATGCCAAGGCTGCGCATTTGGCCGCTCATGCCGCGGAGAAATCCAAGATCGCTCATCTGTCATATCTCAATCCCTATACGCATGTTGCCTG GGCAGGGCACGTGTCATACTTAAGGAGAGCATTTCTCTGGGTGTGGTTGGTACCCCGCGCTGAGACCAAGTGGGGCGTAGCGTGCCCGATCATACCCCCTATAAATTGCACCATGCACGTTGATGGCAGCTATAATGCGGATCTAAACGCACGTGTCGATAGTCGA atTCTCTTCTTGGCAACGTCGAGCGTTATCCTAGCGGCTCCACAGTGGTACGGACCTCACGCTTCTCCAGCACCATTGGGTCCAGATGGTCGCGTGGTAGACACACCGGAAGTCGCGCAACTGAAAGTTGCTCATTTGAATGCCCTAGCGGAAGCTAATGCACGTGCGCCAAAGGGACCGGGACCAAGTGGTGCTTACACCGGACCTAGCGGGCCCTATATTTCCGGAAATTACATTCCGCATTACAG CGGACCACCGGCTCCACTGGGCGCAGACGGTCGTGTAGTCGACACACCCGAGGTCCAGCAAGCCAAGGCCatacatttctctctttacaaTGCGGAAGCGCGACGCGTGCCGGCCGGTCCAGCTGATCCAGTCGCCGCTGGCGCCTACGATCCGTCCTGGAACAACGGCGGCTATAATCCCGCTTGGGACGGTCGCAGCTACTATTAA